The Streptococcus oralis region GTACATCGCTGAAATCGATGGTTCTATTTTTGTTTTGGATGCGGGGCTTAAATACCCTGAAAATGAACAACTAGGTGTTGATGTCGTCATTCCAAATATGGACTACCTTTTTGAAAATAGCGATCGTATCGCTGGGGTCTTTTTGACCCACGGACATGCGGATGCTATTGGTGCCCTGCCTTATCTTTTGGCAGAGGCTAAGGTGCCTGTGTTTGGTTCTGAGTTGACCGTTGAGTTGGCCAAACTCTTTGTCAAAGGAAATGATACGGTTAAGAAATTCAATGACTTCCATGTGATTGATGAAGATACGGAGATTGATTTTGGAGGGACTGTGGTTTCCTTCTTCCGTACAACTCACTCTATCCCAGAAAGTTTGGGAATAGTCCTAAAAACAACTGAAGGTAGCATTGTTTACACAGGGGACTTCAAGTTTGACCAGACAGCTAGCGAATCCTATGCGACGGATTTTGCTCGTTTGGCAGAGATTGGTCGTGATGGTGTCTTGGCGCTCCTCAGTGATTCAGCCAATGCTGATAGCAATATCCAGGTGGCGAGCGAGAGTGAAGTTGGGGATGAAATTACCCAGACCATTGCAGACTGGGAAGGTCGTATCATCGTTGCCGCAGTTGCCAGCAACCTTTCTCGTATCCAGCAGGTTTTTGATGCTGCAGCAGATACAGGTCGCAGAGTTGTTTTGACTGGATTTGATATTGAAAATATCGTCCGCACTGCGATTCGTCTCAAAAAATTATCTCTAGCTAATGAAAGTCTCTTGATTAAACCCAAAGAAATGTCTCGTTTTGAAGACCATGAGTTGATTATCCTTGAGACGGGCCGTATGGGTGAGCCTATTAATGGACTTCGTAAGATGTCCATTGGTCGCCACCGCTAT contains the following coding sequences:
- a CDS encoding ribonuclease J, translated to MSNISLTTLGGVRENGKNMYIAEIDGSIFVLDAGLKYPENEQLGVDVVIPNMDYLFENSDRIAGVFLTHGHADAIGALPYLLAEAKVPVFGSELTVELAKLFVKGNDTVKKFNDFHVIDEDTEIDFGGTVVSFFRTTHSIPESLGIVLKTTEGSIVYTGDFKFDQTASESYATDFARLAEIGRDGVLALLSDSANADSNIQVASESEVGDEITQTIADWEGRIIVAAVASNLSRIQQVFDAAADTGRRVVLTGFDIENIVRTAIRLKKLSLANESLLIKPKEMSRFEDHELIILETGRMGEPINGLRKMSIGRHRYVEIKDGDLVYIVTTPSIAKEAVMARVENMIYQAGGVVKLITQSLRVSGHGNARDLQLMINLLQPNYLFPIQGEYRELDAHAKAAMAVGMLPERIFIPKKGTTMSYEHGDFVPAGAVSAGDVLIDGNAIGDVGNVVLRDRKVLSEDGIFIVAITVNRREKKIVAKARVHTRGFVYLKKSRDILRESSELINQTVEEYLQGDDFDWADLKGKVRDNLTKYLFDQTKRRPAILPVVMEAK